Proteins encoded in a region of the Candidatus Deferrimicrobium sp. genome:
- a CDS encoding rubredoxin-like domain-containing protein translates to MKKWKCTVCGYIHQGDEPPATCPICGAPREKFVQIG, encoded by the coding sequence ATGAAAAAGTGGAAGTGCACCGTCTGCGGCTACATTCACCAGGGGGACGAGCCCCCTGCCACCTGCCCCATCTGCGGTGCGCCCCGCGAGAAATTCGTCCAGATTGGATGA